A single region of the Hymenobacter siberiensis genome encodes:
- the ppsA gene encoding phosphoenolpyruvate synthase, whose amino-acid sequence MAHAAFTLFFRELTNDKVAQVGGKNASLGEMFNKLSDQGIRVPDGFATTAAAYWLLLDENGLRAPLTELLETLDTNDFSNLPDVGARARSLVHGAVMPMAVAAAIRAAYRELTAQHPDRAEVAVRSSATAEDLPTASFAGQHDSFLNIEGEQGVLDACHRCFESLFNDRAIKYRVTNGFDHMQVALSVGVQTMVHSDLASAGVAFTIEPETGHEHFIYLTGSWGLGENVVQGAVNPDEFYLFKPSLRDGHRALVTKKLGDKAKTMRYAEPPGDAHGQRADTIVNTDTPAAQREVFVLTDAEVEQLGRWCLVIEEHYGMPMDIEWAKDGLNNQLYIVQARPETISQNRQALRLHEYHRTETGPVLATGKAVGSQIVSGVARIIDSPADGHRLQPGEILVTDITSPDWNAVLQNAAVIVTNRGGRTSHAAIVARELGLSAVVGTLNATTKIKDGQVITVSCAEGDEGQVFDGQLAWTETDLDLAQVVRPATKALLILADPDRALQLARYPSQGVGLMRMEFVINNTIRVHPMALVEFDKLTDEAARAEIEQLTAHYPSKPEYFVEKLAQAIGFVAATFFPREVIVRMSDFKTNEYADLLGGRQFEPHEENPMLGFRGASRYYSPQYREGFRLECAALRRVRHDMGLTNVKAMVPFCRTVAEGRQVVALMEAFGLKQGEEGLEIYVMAEIPSNVILAKEFAEVFDGFSIGSNDLTQLALGIDRDSAIISHLFDERNEAVTQLMAQVIGAARASGRPIGLCGQAPSDYPEFARFLVEQGINSISFAPDALLQGLANMVAAEAAGPAAPTAQAAVG is encoded by the coding sequence ATGGCACACGCAGCTTTCACGCTCTTTTTCCGGGAATTGACCAACGATAAAGTGGCCCAGGTGGGCGGCAAAAATGCCTCTTTGGGGGAGATGTTCAACAAGCTCAGCGACCAGGGCATCCGGGTGCCCGATGGCTTTGCCACCACGGCCGCCGCCTACTGGCTGCTGCTGGACGAAAACGGCCTGCGGGCGCCCCTCACCGAGCTGCTGGAAACCCTGGACACCAACGACTTCAGCAACCTGCCCGACGTGGGGGCCCGGGCCCGCTCGCTGGTGCACGGGGCCGTTATGCCCATGGCTGTAGCCGCCGCCATCCGGGCAGCATACCGCGAGCTGACTGCCCAGCACCCCGACCGCGCGGAAGTAGCGGTGCGCAGCAGCGCCACGGCCGAAGACCTGCCTACAGCCAGCTTTGCCGGCCAGCACGACTCGTTTCTGAACATTGAGGGCGAGCAGGGCGTGCTCGACGCCTGCCACCGCTGCTTCGAGTCGCTGTTCAACGACCGGGCCATCAAGTACCGCGTTACCAACGGGTTCGACCACATGCAGGTGGCCCTGTCGGTGGGCGTGCAGACCATGGTGCATTCGGATTTGGCTTCCGCCGGCGTGGCCTTCACCATTGAGCCCGAAACAGGGCATGAGCACTTCATCTACCTCACCGGCAGCTGGGGGCTGGGCGAAAACGTGGTGCAGGGCGCGGTGAATCCCGACGAGTTTTACCTCTTCAAGCCCTCGCTGCGCGACGGCCACCGTGCGCTGGTGACCAAAAAGCTGGGCGACAAGGCCAAGACCATGCGCTACGCCGAACCCCCGGGCGATGCCCACGGCCAGCGGGCAGATACCATCGTGAATACCGACACGCCGGCCGCCCAGCGCGAAGTATTCGTGCTCACCGATGCCGAGGTCGAGCAGCTGGGCCGCTGGTGCCTCGTGATTGAGGAGCACTACGGCATGCCCATGGACATTGAGTGGGCCAAAGACGGGCTCAACAACCAGCTCTACATTGTGCAGGCCCGCCCCGAAACCATCAGCCAGAACCGCCAGGCCCTGCGCCTGCACGAGTACCACCGCACCGAAACCGGCCCGGTGCTGGCCACCGGCAAGGCCGTGGGCAGCCAGATTGTGTCGGGCGTGGCCCGCATCATCGACTCGCCGGCCGATGGCCACCGCCTGCAGCCGGGCGAAATCCTGGTCACCGACATCACCAGCCCCGACTGGAACGCCGTGCTCCAGAACGCGGCCGTCATCGTGACTAACCGGGGCGGGCGCACCAGCCACGCGGCCATTGTGGCCCGCGAGCTGGGGCTGTCGGCCGTGGTGGGTACGTTGAATGCTACGACTAAGATTAAAGACGGGCAGGTGATAACCGTTTCCTGCGCCGAGGGCGACGAAGGCCAGGTGTTCGACGGCCAGCTGGCCTGGACCGAAACCGACCTCGACCTGGCCCAGGTGGTCCGGCCCGCCACCAAGGCCCTGCTCATCCTCGCCGACCCCGACCGCGCCCTGCAGCTGGCCCGCTACCCCAGCCAGGGCGTGGGTTTGATGCGCATGGAATTCGTCATCAACAATACCATTCGCGTGCACCCCATGGCGCTGGTTGAGTTCGATAAGCTGACCGACGAGGCGGCCCGCGCCGAGATTGAGCAGCTCACCGCCCATTATCCCAGCAAGCCCGAGTACTTCGTGGAGAAGCTCGCCCAGGCCATTGGCTTCGTGGCGGCCACGTTTTTTCCGCGCGAAGTCATTGTGCGGATGAGCGACTTCAAAACCAACGAATACGCCGACCTGCTGGGCGGCCGGCAGTTTGAGCCCCACGAGGAAAACCCCATGCTGGGCTTTCGCGGGGCCTCGCGCTACTACAGCCCACAGTACCGCGAGGGGTTCCGGCTGGAATGCGCGGCCCTGCGCCGGGTGCGCCACGACATGGGCCTGACCAACGTGAAAGCCATGGTGCCCTTCTGCCGCACCGTGGCCGAGGGCCGGCAGGTGGTGGCCCTGATGGAAGCGTTTGGCCTGAAGCAGGGCGAGGAAGGGCTGGAAATATACGTAATGGCCGAAATCCCGAGCAACGTCATCCTGGCCAAAGAATTCGCTGAAGTATTCGACGGCTTTTCCATCGGCTCCAACGACCTGACCCAGCTGGCGCTCGGCATCGACCGGGACTCGGCCATTATCAGCCATTTGTTTGATGAGCGCAACGAGGCCGTGACGCAGCTCATGGCGCAGGTCATCGGCGCGGCCCGGGCCAGCGGCCGGCCTATTGGCCTCTGCGGCCAGGCCCCGAGCGACTACCCCGAGTTTGCTCGCTTCCTGGTCGAGCAGGGCATCAACAGCATCTCCTTCGCCCCCGACGCGCTGCTGCAAGGCCTAGCCAACATGGTGGCGGCCGAAGCGGCCGGGCCCGCTGCGCCAACTGCGCAGGCAGCAGTCGGCTAG
- a CDS encoding cupin domain-containing protein has protein sequence MKISKGDIEVKMDIPGAVLRQKTEFGNAAGLGMISAEYFSLAEGVDTTPLFVGLEGDLCQCPHWGYLLSGQVTATDANGTEETVNANDLFYWPPGHNVKVNADAEMIMFSPQHEHTLVINHMIEKTKG, from the coding sequence ATGAAAATTTCAAAAGGTGACATCGAAGTCAAAATGGATATTCCTGGAGCGGTTCTTCGTCAAAAAACCGAATTCGGTAATGCTGCCGGATTGGGTATGATAAGCGCAGAGTATTTCAGCCTTGCCGAAGGCGTTGATACTACCCCTTTGTTTGTGGGGCTCGAAGGAGATTTATGTCAGTGTCCACACTGGGGATATCTGCTGAGCGGTCAGGTGACCGCAACGGACGCTAATGGCACCGAAGAGACTGTAAATGCGAATGACCTTTTTTATTGGCCTCCAGGGCATAATGTAAAAGTCAATGCAGATGCGGAGATGATTATGTTTAGTCCCCAGCATGAGCATACGCTGGTAATCAATCACATGATTGAAAAGACCAAAGGCTAG
- the atpD gene encoding F0F1 ATP synthase subunit beta translates to MNHQTHIPAAAAPRPAGRIISVRGSVVDVWFDHDLPAIYSVLYAGAGQQVVIEVLTQLDEHRVRGIALNPTQGLTRGLRIDTEGKQLEVPVGNEILGRMFDVFGNTIDHGPPLAGLAQRAIHRLPPPLLHRSTKSEIFRTGIKAIDVLIPLERGGKAGLFGGAGVGKTVLLTEIIHNMAGHTNGVSLFCGIGERCREGLELYHEMKEAGVLQNMVMLFGQMNEPPGARFRVGHAALTMAEYFRDDEQRDVLLLIDNIFRFIQAGMEVSGLLGMMPSRLGYQPTLATELAKLEERIANTEAGAITSIQAVYVPADDLTDPAAVHAFSHLSATIVLSRKRASEGLFPAIDLLQSNSKMATADIIGPRHYAVAQEIKRVLAQYEELQDIIAMLGLEQLSTADRNLVGRARRLERFLTQPFFTTEQFSGLPGKDVGLEDALSGCERILAGEFNDLPESAFYMIGTIEEARQKAGKKEKAQPQDAGHAEARHPAQE, encoded by the coding sequence ATGAACCATCAAACGCATATACCGGCAGCAGCAGCTCCCCGCCCCGCGGGCCGCATCATCTCCGTGCGGGGAAGTGTGGTAGACGTGTGGTTCGACCACGACCTGCCCGCCATCTACTCCGTCCTGTATGCCGGGGCCGGACAGCAGGTCGTCATCGAAGTATTAACGCAGCTCGATGAGCACCGGGTGCGCGGCATTGCCCTGAATCCCACCCAGGGCCTCACCCGCGGCCTGCGGATAGATACTGAAGGAAAGCAGCTTGAGGTGCCCGTAGGCAATGAAATCCTCGGCCGGATGTTCGATGTGTTTGGCAATACCATCGACCACGGGCCACCCCTGGCCGGGCTTGCGCAGCGCGCCATTCACCGGCTGCCCCCGCCTTTGCTGCACCGTTCCACCAAGTCCGAAATCTTCCGCACCGGCATCAAGGCCATCGATGTGCTGATTCCGCTGGAACGGGGCGGCAAGGCCGGGCTGTTCGGCGGCGCGGGGGTGGGCAAAACGGTGCTGCTCACGGAGATAATCCACAACATGGCCGGCCACACGAACGGGGTCAGCCTGTTTTGCGGCATTGGCGAGCGGTGCCGCGAAGGCCTCGAGCTGTACCACGAAATGAAGGAGGCCGGGGTGCTGCAAAATATGGTCATGCTGTTTGGCCAGATGAACGAGCCGCCCGGCGCGCGCTTCCGGGTAGGCCACGCGGCCCTGACCATGGCCGAATACTTCCGCGACGATGAGCAGCGCGACGTATTATTGCTGATTGACAACATCTTCCGCTTCATCCAGGCGGGCATGGAAGTATCGGGGCTGCTGGGCATGATGCCCTCGCGCCTAGGCTACCAGCCCACGCTGGCCACGGAGCTGGCCAAGCTCGAAGAGCGCATTGCCAACACCGAGGCCGGGGCCATTACCTCCATTCAGGCCGTGTACGTGCCGGCCGACGACCTGACGGACCCGGCCGCCGTGCACGCGTTTTCGCACCTGTCGGCTACCATCGTGCTGTCGCGCAAAAGAGCGAGCGAGGGCCTGTTTCCGGCCATCGACCTGCTGCAGTCCAATTCCAAAATGGCCACCGCCGACATCATCGGGCCGCGACACTACGCGGTGGCCCAGGAAATAAAGCGGGTACTGGCCCAATACGAAGAGCTGCAGGACATTATCGCCATGCTAGGGCTGGAGCAGCTCTCCACCGCTGACCGCAACCTGGTGGGCCGGGCCCGGCGGCTGGAGCGGTTTCTCACCCAGCCGTTTTTCACCACCGAGCAGTTCAGCGGCCTGCCGGGCAAAGACGTTGGGCTGGAGGACGCCCTCAGCGGCTGCGAGCGGATTCTGGCCGGCGAATTCAACGACCTGCCCGAGAGTGCCTTTTACATGATTGGGACGATTGAGGAGGCCCGGCAGAAGGCTGGGAAAAAGGAGAAGGCGCAGCCCCAGGATGCGGGCCATGCCGAGGCCCGCCACCCTGCCCAGGAGTGA